In one Pseudomonas tensinigenes genomic region, the following are encoded:
- a CDS encoding lipopolysaccharide kinase InaA family protein, which yields MQSIDHSTYEALRAGAHVLEADGSGDKVLRLADGRMLKLFRRKRLLSSALFYPYAQRFADNTRALEQRGILCPEVIAVYRIPSIERDGVYYSPLAGNTVRQLQGTSEESDSLRFQLGAYFAQLHEKGVYFRSLHFGNVVLTPDNHLGLIDIADLRCQKRALSDSKRLRNFAHLLRYKEDRQWLLGQDAGDTFIEGYRQALPSNRQAPLISRLRPLLG from the coding sequence ATGCAATCGATTGATCACAGCACTTACGAGGCACTGCGCGCCGGTGCACACGTACTGGAAGCCGACGGCTCCGGCGACAAGGTGCTCAGATTGGCCGATGGACGCATGCTCAAGCTGTTCCGGCGCAAACGCTTGCTCAGTTCGGCACTGTTCTACCCGTATGCGCAACGCTTTGCCGACAACACCCGGGCCCTCGAACAACGCGGCATCCTCTGCCCCGAAGTGATTGCGGTGTACCGTATCCCGAGCATTGAGCGCGACGGCGTGTATTACAGCCCACTGGCGGGCAATACCGTGCGCCAGTTACAAGGCACCAGCGAAGAGAGTGATTCACTGAGATTTCAACTGGGTGCGTATTTCGCTCAGTTGCACGAGAAAGGGGTGTACTTCCGGTCACTGCACTTTGGCAACGTCGTGCTGACGCCCGACAACCACCTGGGCCTGATCGATATCGCCGACCTGCGCTGCCAGAAGCGCGCACTCAGCGACAGTAAACGCCTGCGTAACTTCGCCCACTTGCTGCGCTACAAGGAAGACCGGCAATGGTTGCTTGGCCAGGACGCCGGCGATACGTTTATTGAAGGTTACCGGCAAGCGCTGCCGAGCAACCGGCAGGCCCCCCTGATCTCGCGCCTGCGCCCGTTGCTGGGCTGA